In Zingiber officinale cultivar Zhangliang chromosome 1A, Zo_v1.1, whole genome shotgun sequence, a genomic segment contains:
- the LOC122038866 gene encoding probable L-type lectin-domain containing receptor kinase S.5: protein MGDATACLPLRRRRCHRILLAAVFCLYLVLPALSQADSDAVPANTSNSVSFVFPSFFNVVNGSNLLLLQDAGFSQGALQLTPDTVNNANYLINKSGNVFLTRSFKLWEDLPATATANASRRVASFNTSFNINVYRPNGDIPGDGLAFVIARSLDGPPPGSDGAYLGLTNATLNGLSTNQFVALELDTVMDSSVEDPDDNHVGLDINGVVSNVTANLTRLDIEIAPVNATNYTVWINYDGGARAIRLYMAVVGNPKPASPALQASLDLSEFLNQRSFFGFTGSTGETYQLNCVLAWNLTVEILPDDDNGALSGWKLGAVIGAAALVGLALVVGVVVWVYMRRRSVRGVDSRAVVAGTLRSLPGTPREFEFKELRRATRNFDEKMKLGQGGFGVVYRGVLPGENRDLAVKKFSRGSSGTDDFLKELTIINRLRHKHLVPLVGWCHEKGILLLVYEYMPNGSLDQHLYGGDDHRPLLGWERRYNIVAGVGSALHYLHEEYDQLVIHRDLKSSNVMLDAGFGARLGDFGLARALEIDKTSYAELELAGVPGTLGYIAPECFHTGKATRTSDVFGFGAVVLEVVCGRRPRGDNGQFLTDSVWKLHGDGHILDAVDPRLAGDFDAKDAERLLLLGLACSHPIPSDRPKTETILQILSRSVPPPTVPAGKPAFVWPAGPVDDEEDDDLRLMRRAAISMSMSMTSSNFASSSGYTTSQSQYSRDGPPQV, encoded by the exons ATGGGCGACGCCACCGCTTGCCTTCCCCTCCGCCGCCGCCGTTGCCATCGTATCCTCCTTGCGGCTGTTTTCTGCCTCTACCTGGTATTACCTGCGCTCTCCCAGGCCGACTCCGATGCCGTCCCCGCAAACACCTCCAACTCAGTTTCCTTCGTTTTCCCCTCCTTCTTCAACGTGGTCAACGGCAGCAATCTCCTCCTCCTCCAGGACGCCGGCTTCAGCCAGGGTGCCCTCCAGCTCACCCCCGACACCGTCAACAACGCCAACTACCTCATCAACAAATCAGGAAACGTCTTCCTCACCCGCTCCTTCAAACTCTGGGAGGACCTCCCCGCCACCGCCACCGCCAACGCCTCCCGGCGCGTCGCTTCCTTCAACACTTCCTTCAACATCAACGTCTACCGCCCGAACGGGGACATCCCCGGCGACGGTCTCGCCTTCGTTATTGCGCGCTCCCTCGACGGTCCGCCGCCCGGCAGCGACGGGGCCTACCTCGGCCTCACCAACGCGACCCTAAACGGCCTCTCGACCAACCAATTCGTCGCCTTGGAGCTGGACACCGTGATGGACAGCAGCGTCGAGGACCCTGACGACAACCACGTCGGCCTCGATATCAACGGCGTCGTCTCCAATGTCACGGCCAATCTGACGCGCCTCGACATCGAGATCGCCCCCGTCAACGCGACCAACTACACGGTGTGGATCAACTACGATGGTGGCGCGCGAGCGATCCGGTTGTACATGGCCGTCGTTGGAAATCCGAAGCCGGCGTCTCCGGCGCTGCAAGCGTCTCTGGATCTAAGCGAGTTCCTGAATCAGCGCTCTTTCTTCGGCTTCACCGGGTCGACTGGGGAGACTTACCAGCTCAACTGCGTGCTGGCGTGGAATCTGACGGTGGAGATCTTGCCGGATGATGACAACGGCGCTCTCTCGGGGTGGAAGTTGGGGGCGGTGATCGGCGCCGCAGCGTTAGTCGGGTTGGCGCTTGTTGTAGGGGTGGTGGTATGGGTGTACATGAGGCGGCGGAGCGTGAGGGGCGTGGACTCGAGGGCGGTGGTGGCGGGGACGCTCAGGAGCCTGCCAGGGACGCCGAGGGAGTTCGAGTTCAAGGAACTGCGGAGGGCGACGAGGAACTTCGACGAGAAGATGAAGCTTGGGCAAGGTGGGTTCGGGGTGGTCTACAGGGGGGTTTTACCGGGAGAGAACCGCGACCTGGCGGTGAAGAAGTTTTCCAGGGGAAGCAGCGGCACCGATGACTTCCTCAAGGAGCTCACCATCATCAATCGCCTCCGCCACAAGCATCTTGTGCCCCTCGTCG GGTGGTGCCATGAAAAGGGGATTCTGCTTCTGGTGTACGAGTACATGCCGAACGGCAGTCTGGATCAGCACCTCTACGGCGGCGACGACCACCGGCCTCTGCTGGGGTGGGAGCGGCGCTACAATATCGTGGCCGGGGTGGGGTCGGCGCTGCACTACCTCCACGAGGAGTACGACCAGCTTGTGATCCACCGCGACCTCAAGTCCTCCAACGTTATGCTCGACGCCGGCTTCGGTGCGCGCCTCGGCGACTTTGGCCTCGCGCGCGCGCTGGAGATCGACAAAACCTCCTACGCCGAGCTGGAGCTAGCCGGCGTCCCCGGCACGCTGGGCTACATCGCTCCTGAGTGCTTCCACACCGGCAAGGCCACGCGCACCTCCGATGTCTTCGGCTTCGGGGCTGTCGTCCTCGAGGTCGTCTGCGGCCGCCGCCCCCGCGGCGACAACGGACAGTTCCTCACCGACTCGGTCTGGAAGCTCCACGGCGACGGCCACATCCTCGACGCCGTCGACCCGCGCCTCGCCGGCGATTTCGACGCGAAGGACGCCGAGCGCCTCCTCCTTCTCGGCCTCGCCTGCAGCCACCCAATCCCGTCCGATCGTCCCAAGACGGAGACCATCCTCCAGATCCTCTCCCGGTCGGTGCCGCCGCCCACAGTGCCGGCCGGGAAGCCTGCCTTCGTGTGGCCCGCCGGCCCCGTGGACGATGAGGAAGACGACGACCTCCGGCTGATGCGCAGGGCGGCGAttagcatgagcatgagcatgacgTCGTCAAACTTTGCATCATCATCCGGGTACACGACCTCGCAGTCCCAATACAGCCGAGATGGACCTCCTCAAGTCTGA